In Triticum aestivum cultivar Chinese Spring chromosome 5B, IWGSC CS RefSeq v2.1, whole genome shotgun sequence, the following proteins share a genomic window:
- the LOC123114138 gene encoding pentatricopeptide repeat-containing protein At1g31790 isoform X2 yields the protein MARCSVAKPLTTAAAAPRLPRRRALLVSAAAASLATATTRTQRLSALSKPPKPPPLLPRPRLPTSNHAPTNDKQDDRREASTGAASSGSGSPSGAGDVLRLMDALGVAPDEDVYVSLLRDSVDAAEVAAVHAHFDAARAAPGLPLPLANRLLLAYAACGDMAAARKVFDEIPVKDGITWATMVSAYSDGCFHEEALRLFTRMCQEEHGLAGDLLGHAIVAVLRSCARLGRLRGFGEQVHALVVKTKRVCGDTGSSLLQLYIASNQHDSARQVLQAMRCCSHEPVPEAAWTSFMTACHRDGLLDEAIYVFRDMVSSGVARSSFSLSTILAVCAESDNCRCYGQQVHGDAIKHGVETDQFVVSGLVHMYAKQGRLADAARAFEAVGGKPDAVCWNAMAMGYARGGWYREATRMMYQMKAAGLDLPGLNVVGMACSRD from the coding sequence ATGGCGCGCTGCTCCGTCGCGAAGCCGCTTACAACCGCCGCCGCGGCTCcgcgcctccctcgccgccgcgctctgctcgttagcgccgccgccgcctccctggcCACGGCAACAACAAGAACGCAGCGGCTGTCCGCCCTATCGAAGCCGCCTAAACCACCGCCTCTCCTCCCGCGCCCAAGGCTCCCCACCTCCAACCACGCCCCCACCAACGACAAGCAAGACGACCGCCGTGAAGCATCGACGGGCGCGGCGTCCTCTGGCTCTGGGTCGCCCTCGGGCGCCGGAGACGTGCTCCGCCTGATGGATGCCCTCGGCGTCGCGCCCGACGAGGACGTCTACGTCTCCCTCCTCAGGGACTCCGTCGACGCCGCCGAGGTCGCCGCCGTGCACGCCCACTTCGACGCCGCACGCGCCGCGCCTGGCCTCCCCCTGCCGCTGGCCAACCGGCTGCTGCTCGCCTACGCGGCCTGCGGCGACATGGCGgccgcccgcaaggtgttcgacgaaATTCCCGTCAAGGACGGCATCACGTGGGCGACCATGGTGTCGGCCTACTCCGATGGGTGTTTCCATGAAGAAGCGCTAAGGCTCTTCACCCGCATGTGCCAAGAAGAACATGGGCTTGCTGGTGATCTGCTCGGCCATGCCATTGTGGCAGTGCTGCGGTCATGTGCTCGGCTGGGCAGATTAAGGGGCTTTGGTGAGCAGGTACATGCGCTCGTCGTCAAGACAAAGAGAGTCTGCGGTGATACCGGTAGTTCGCTGCTGCAGCTGTACATCGCAAGTAATCAGCATGACAGTGCGCGGCAAGTGCTTCAGGCGATGAGGTGTTGTTCCCATGAGCCAGTGCCCGAGGCAGCCTGGACTAGCTTCATGACAGCTTGCCACCGGGACGGACTGCTAGATGAGGCCATCTATGTCTTTAGGGACATGGTGTCCTCCGGAGTCGCCAGGAGCAGCTTCTCCCTGTCGACTATCCTTGCGGTATGTGCAGAATCAGATAACTGCAGGTGTTATGGACAGCAAGTGCATGGCGACGCCATCAAGCACGGCGTGGAAACAGACCAGTTCGTTGTGTCTGGGTTGGTCCACATGTATGCGAAGCAAGGACGGCTTGCAGACGCCGCGAGGGCATTTGAGGCAGTGGGTGGCAAGCCTGACGCGGTGTGCTGGAACGCCATGGCCATGGGGTATGCACGCGGTGGGTGGTACAGAGAGGCCACCAGAATGATGTACCAGATGAAAGCTGCTGGACTGGATCTTCCAGGACTAAATGTGGTTGGAATGGCCTGCTCCAG
- the LOC123114138 gene encoding pentatricopeptide repeat-containing protein At1g31790 isoform X1, translating into MARCSVAKPLTTAAAAPRLPRRRALLVSAAAASLATATTRTQRLSALSKPPKPPPLLPRPRLPTSNHAPTNDKQDDRREASTGAASSGSGSPSGAGDVLRLMDALGVAPDEDVYVSLLRDSVDAAEVAAVHAHFDAARAAPGLPLPLANRLLLAYAACGDMAAARKVFDEIPVKDGITWATMVSAYSDGCFHEEALRLFTRMCQEEHGLAGDLLGHAIVAVLRSCARLGRLRGFGEQVHALVVKTKRVCGDTGSSLLQLYIASNQHDSARQVLQAMRCCSHEPVPEAAWTSFMTACHRDGLLDEAIYVFRDMVSSGVARSSFSLSTILAVCAESDNCRCYGQQVHGDAIKHGVETDQFVVSGLVHMYAKQGRLADAARAFEAVGGKPDAVCWNAMAMGYARGGWYREATRMMYQMKAAGLDLPGLNVVGMACSRIDACFPILGDGSQGGHEPEGAPLRPQEL; encoded by the coding sequence ATGGCGCGCTGCTCCGTCGCGAAGCCGCTTACAACCGCCGCCGCGGCTCcgcgcctccctcgccgccgcgctctgctcgttagcgccgccgccgcctccctggcCACGGCAACAACAAGAACGCAGCGGCTGTCCGCCCTATCGAAGCCGCCTAAACCACCGCCTCTCCTCCCGCGCCCAAGGCTCCCCACCTCCAACCACGCCCCCACCAACGACAAGCAAGACGACCGCCGTGAAGCATCGACGGGCGCGGCGTCCTCTGGCTCTGGGTCGCCCTCGGGCGCCGGAGACGTGCTCCGCCTGATGGATGCCCTCGGCGTCGCGCCCGACGAGGACGTCTACGTCTCCCTCCTCAGGGACTCCGTCGACGCCGCCGAGGTCGCCGCCGTGCACGCCCACTTCGACGCCGCACGCGCCGCGCCTGGCCTCCCCCTGCCGCTGGCCAACCGGCTGCTGCTCGCCTACGCGGCCTGCGGCGACATGGCGgccgcccgcaaggtgttcgacgaaATTCCCGTCAAGGACGGCATCACGTGGGCGACCATGGTGTCGGCCTACTCCGATGGGTGTTTCCATGAAGAAGCGCTAAGGCTCTTCACCCGCATGTGCCAAGAAGAACATGGGCTTGCTGGTGATCTGCTCGGCCATGCCATTGTGGCAGTGCTGCGGTCATGTGCTCGGCTGGGCAGATTAAGGGGCTTTGGTGAGCAGGTACATGCGCTCGTCGTCAAGACAAAGAGAGTCTGCGGTGATACCGGTAGTTCGCTGCTGCAGCTGTACATCGCAAGTAATCAGCATGACAGTGCGCGGCAAGTGCTTCAGGCGATGAGGTGTTGTTCCCATGAGCCAGTGCCCGAGGCAGCCTGGACTAGCTTCATGACAGCTTGCCACCGGGACGGACTGCTAGATGAGGCCATCTATGTCTTTAGGGACATGGTGTCCTCCGGAGTCGCCAGGAGCAGCTTCTCCCTGTCGACTATCCTTGCGGTATGTGCAGAATCAGATAACTGCAGGTGTTATGGACAGCAAGTGCATGGCGACGCCATCAAGCACGGCGTGGAAACAGACCAGTTCGTTGTGTCTGGGTTGGTCCACATGTATGCGAAGCAAGGACGGCTTGCAGACGCCGCGAGGGCATTTGAGGCAGTGGGTGGCAAGCCTGACGCGGTGTGCTGGAACGCCATGGCCATGGGGTATGCACGCGGTGGGTGGTACAGAGAGGCCACCAGAATGATGTACCAGATGAAAGCTGCTGGACTGGATCTTCCAGGACTAAATGTGGTTGGAATGGCCTGCTCCAG
- the LOC123114138 gene encoding pentatricopeptide repeat-containing protein At1g31790 isoform X3: protein MARCSVAKPLTTAAAAPRLPRRRALLVSAAAASLATATTRTQRLSALSKPPKPPPLLPRPRLPTSNHAPTNDKQDDRREASTGAASSGSGSPSGAGDVLRLMDALGVAPDEDVYVSLLRDSVDAAEVAAVHAHFDAARAAPGLPLPLANRLLLAYAACGDMAAARKVFDEIPVKDGITWATMVSAYSDGCFHEEALRLFTRMCQEEHGLAGDLLGHAIVAVLRSCARLGRLRGFGEQVHALVVKTKRVCGDTGSSLLQLYIASNQHDSARQVLQAMRCCSHEPVPEAAWTSFMTACHRDGLLDEAIYVFRDMVSSGVARSSFSLSTILAVCAESDNCRCYGQQVHGDAIKHGVETDQFVVSGLVHMYAKQGRLADAARAFEAVGGKPDAVCWNAMAMGYARGGWYREATRMMYQMKAAGLDLPGLNVVGMACSR, encoded by the coding sequence ATGGCGCGCTGCTCCGTCGCGAAGCCGCTTACAACCGCCGCCGCGGCTCcgcgcctccctcgccgccgcgctctgctcgttagcgccgccgccgcctccctggcCACGGCAACAACAAGAACGCAGCGGCTGTCCGCCCTATCGAAGCCGCCTAAACCACCGCCTCTCCTCCCGCGCCCAAGGCTCCCCACCTCCAACCACGCCCCCACCAACGACAAGCAAGACGACCGCCGTGAAGCATCGACGGGCGCGGCGTCCTCTGGCTCTGGGTCGCCCTCGGGCGCCGGAGACGTGCTCCGCCTGATGGATGCCCTCGGCGTCGCGCCCGACGAGGACGTCTACGTCTCCCTCCTCAGGGACTCCGTCGACGCCGCCGAGGTCGCCGCCGTGCACGCCCACTTCGACGCCGCACGCGCCGCGCCTGGCCTCCCCCTGCCGCTGGCCAACCGGCTGCTGCTCGCCTACGCGGCCTGCGGCGACATGGCGgccgcccgcaaggtgttcgacgaaATTCCCGTCAAGGACGGCATCACGTGGGCGACCATGGTGTCGGCCTACTCCGATGGGTGTTTCCATGAAGAAGCGCTAAGGCTCTTCACCCGCATGTGCCAAGAAGAACATGGGCTTGCTGGTGATCTGCTCGGCCATGCCATTGTGGCAGTGCTGCGGTCATGTGCTCGGCTGGGCAGATTAAGGGGCTTTGGTGAGCAGGTACATGCGCTCGTCGTCAAGACAAAGAGAGTCTGCGGTGATACCGGTAGTTCGCTGCTGCAGCTGTACATCGCAAGTAATCAGCATGACAGTGCGCGGCAAGTGCTTCAGGCGATGAGGTGTTGTTCCCATGAGCCAGTGCCCGAGGCAGCCTGGACTAGCTTCATGACAGCTTGCCACCGGGACGGACTGCTAGATGAGGCCATCTATGTCTTTAGGGACATGGTGTCCTCCGGAGTCGCCAGGAGCAGCTTCTCCCTGTCGACTATCCTTGCGGTATGTGCAGAATCAGATAACTGCAGGTGTTATGGACAGCAAGTGCATGGCGACGCCATCAAGCACGGCGTGGAAACAGACCAGTTCGTTGTGTCTGGGTTGGTCCACATGTATGCGAAGCAAGGACGGCTTGCAGACGCCGCGAGGGCATTTGAGGCAGTGGGTGGCAAGCCTGACGCGGTGTGCTGGAACGCCATGGCCATGGGGTATGCACGCGGTGGGTGGTACAGAGAGGCCACCAGAATGATGTACCAGATGAAAGCTGCTGGACTGGATCTTCCAGGACTAAATGTGGTTGGAATGGCCTGCTCCAGGTGA